The Methylomagnum ishizawai genome has a window encoding:
- the yrfG gene encoding GMP/IMP nucleotidase: MIEWQNISSVFLDMDGTLLDLNFDNHFWLEFVPRRYAERHGLGLEEATARLGPRFKATEGRLEWYCLDYWSEQLQLDIADMKAEIAGLIAVLPHVTEFLDGVRALDKRLVLVTNAHPKSLGLKMERTRLHAFFDHIVSSHSLGHPKEDPVFWEKLGGIEPFDPARTLLADDSLPVLRSARRFGIAHLIAIRKNDSRRPPREIDEFPAIHDFRELLATGAAQ; encoded by the coding sequence ATGATCGAATGGCAAAATATTAGCAGCGTGTTTCTCGATATGGACGGCACGTTGCTGGACCTGAATTTCGATAACCATTTCTGGCTGGAATTCGTGCCCCGGCGCTATGCCGAACGCCATGGCCTGGGCCTGGAGGAAGCCACGGCCCGGCTGGGGCCGCGCTTCAAGGCCACCGAAGGCCGCTTGGAATGGTATTGCCTGGATTATTGGAGCGAACAATTGCAGCTCGATATCGCCGACATGAAGGCGGAAATCGCCGGGCTGATCGCCGTGCTGCCGCATGTCACCGAGTTCCTGGACGGGGTCCGCGCCCTGGACAAGCGCCTGGTGCTGGTCACCAACGCCCATCCCAAGAGCCTCGGCCTCAAGATGGAACGCACCCGGCTCCACGCTTTTTTCGACCACATCGTCAGCTCCCATAGCCTCGGCCATCCCAAGGAAGACCCGGTGTTCTGGGAGAAATTGGGCGGCATCGAGCCTTTCGACCCGGCGCGGACCCTGCTGGCCGACGACAGCCTCCCGGTGTTGCGCTCGGCGCGGCGCTTCGGCATCGCCCATCTAATCGCCATCCGCAAGAACGATTCGCGGCGTCCGCCCCGCGAGATCGACGAATTCCCCGCCATCCATGATTTCCGGGAATTGCTCGCGACCGGGGCGGCTCAATAG
- the cysQ gene encoding 3'(2'),5'-bisphosphate nucleotidase CysQ: MPIRKEPSHFLEPVIALAKEAGRRIMEIYESDFRVGVKEDNSPLTAADLASHHCLVEGLEALRPAYPVLSEESKALPFETRSAWETYWLIDPLDGTKEFVKRNGEFTVNVALIHRHLPVLGVVYAPAKDLCYFASEGCGAFHQAGGAEPGSLHVWTQAPHRLRVVGSRSHGGEALDLYLSRVGEHELVSIGSSLKLCWVAEGSADLYPRIGLTSEWDTAAAHCVVKEAGGQVTDLAGRPLLYNTKESLLNPYFLVFGDKSRDWSGYAAGIEG, translated from the coding sequence ATGCCCATTAGAAAAGAACCCTCGCATTTCCTCGAACCCGTCATCGCGCTCGCCAAGGAGGCCGGCCGCCGTATCATGGAGATTTACGAATCGGACTTCCGGGTCGGCGTCAAGGAGGACAATTCCCCCCTGACCGCCGCCGACCTGGCTTCCCACCATTGCCTGGTCGAGGGCTTGGAAGCCCTGCGCCCGGCCTATCCGGTGCTGTCCGAGGAATCCAAGGCCTTGCCCTTCGAGACCCGTTCGGCCTGGGAAACCTATTGGTTGATCGATCCCCTGGACGGCACCAAGGAGTTCGTCAAGCGCAACGGGGAATTCACCGTCAATGTCGCCTTGATCCACCGCCACCTGCCGGTGCTGGGCGTGGTCTACGCCCCGGCCAAGGATTTGTGCTATTTCGCTTCCGAAGGCTGCGGGGCGTTCCACCAAGCGGGCGGGGCCGAACCCGGCAGCCTGCATGTCTGGACCCAGGCACCGCACAGGCTGCGCGTGGTGGGCAGCCGCTCCCATGGCGGGGAAGCCCTGGACCTTTATCTGAGCCGGGTCGGCGAACACGAACTGGTGTCCATCGGCAGTTCGCTCAAGCTGTGCTGGGTGGCCGAGGGCAGCGCCGACCTCTATCCCCGTATCGGTCTGACCTCGGAATGGGATACGGCGGCGGCGCATTGCGTGGTGAAGGAGGCGGGTGGCCAAGTGACCGATTTGGCGGGGCGTCCTTTGTTGTACAACACCAAGGAATCCCTCCTCAATCCGTATTTCCTGGTGTTCGGCGACAAATCCAGGGATTGGAGCGGCTACGCGGCGGGCATCGAGGGCTAG
- a CDS encoding MarR family winged helix-turn-helix transcriptional regulator has product MRRTGIGNGLQPVQLEALHYLSRCNRYSNTPVAVAEFLGLTKGTVSQTLGVLEANRLIEKQADAKDRRVVHLRLTEAGAHVVAESVPPQVLKSAFDGLSATEAGEVLGVLDWVLRRLQQANGLKTFGACKTCRHHLVEAGGGRRCGLTTEALSEVDAEQLCREHGHPTTQARPMEGAY; this is encoded by the coding sequence GTGCGCAGGACGGGGATCGGCAACGGGTTGCAACCGGTGCAATTGGAAGCCCTGCACTATCTCAGCCGCTGCAACCGCTACAGCAACACCCCGGTGGCCGTGGCCGAATTCCTGGGGCTGACCAAGGGCACCGTCTCGCAGACCCTGGGGGTGCTGGAGGCCAACCGCCTGATCGAGAAGCAGGCCGACGCCAAGGACCGCCGGGTGGTGCATCTGCGCCTGACCGAGGCCGGGGCGCATGTGGTGGCGGAATCGGTCCCGCCGCAGGTGCTGAAATCGGCTTTCGATGGCCTGAGCGCCACCGAGGCGGGCGAGGTGTTGGGGGTGTTGGATTGGGTGCTGCGGCGCTTGCAGCAGGCCAACGGGCTCAAGACCTTCGGTGCCTGCAAGACCTGCCGCCATCATCTAGTGGAAGCCGGTGGCGGGCGGCGTTGCGGACTCACCACCGAGGCGCTGTCCGAGGTGGACGCGGAGCAGCTTTGCCGCGAACATGGGCATCCCACCACCCAGGCCCGGCCCATGGAGGGGGCCTATTGA